Proteins from a genomic interval of Acidobacteriota bacterium:
- a CDS encoding acetyl-CoA C-acetyltransferase yields MDDAVIIAGVRTAIGKFQGALNDVPAPQLGATVVREVVKRAGLEPAEIDECIMGNVVSAGLGQNPARQAALLGGLPPSVGAMTINKVCGSGLKAVALAAQAIQTGNAEIVVAGGMESMSNAPYLLPQARKGYRLGNAQIIDAVIHDGLWEIYNNYHMGQTAENVAEKYKVTREVQDEFAVKSHQKALAAWKECRFSSQIVPVEIPAKKKGDPPMKFDRDEGPREDTSLDTLAKLKPAFKKDGTVTAGNAPGMNDGAAALVVTSATKAKALGKEPMVRIVAQATSGIDPAWVMMAPVEAVRKIWAKTGWKAEDVDLFELNEAFSVQAWAVTKELGLDASKVNVNGGAVALGHPIGASGARVLVTLIYEMMRRDVHRGVVALCLGGGNAVAMAVER; encoded by the coding sequence TTGGACGACGCAGTCATCATCGCCGGAGTGCGCACCGCCATCGGCAAGTTCCAGGGCGCGTTGAACGACGTGCCCGCGCCCCAGCTCGGCGCCACCGTGGTGCGCGAGGTCGTGAAGCGCGCCGGCCTGGAGCCCGCGGAGATCGATGAGTGCATCATGGGCAACGTGGTCTCCGCCGGCCTGGGACAGAACCCGGCACGGCAAGCGGCGTTGCTCGGCGGACTTCCGCCCAGCGTCGGCGCCATGACCATCAACAAAGTCTGCGGCTCGGGACTGAAAGCGGTGGCGCTGGCGGCGCAGGCGATCCAGACGGGGAACGCGGAGATCGTGGTCGCGGGCGGGATGGAATCGATGAGCAACGCGCCTTACCTGCTGCCCCAGGCGCGCAAGGGATACCGCTTGGGCAACGCGCAGATCATCGACGCCGTGATCCACGACGGCCTGTGGGAGATCTACAACAACTATCACATGGGGCAGACGGCCGAGAACGTCGCCGAGAAATACAAGGTCACGCGCGAGGTGCAAGACGAGTTTGCGGTGAAGTCGCATCAGAAGGCGCTTGCAGCGTGGAAGGAATGCCGCTTCAGTTCGCAGATCGTCCCGGTGGAGATCCCAGCGAAGAAGAAGGGCGATCCGCCGATGAAGTTCGATCGGGACGAAGGCCCGCGCGAAGATACCTCTCTCGATACCCTGGCCAAGCTGAAGCCTGCGTTCAAGAAAGATGGCACCGTGACCGCCGGCAACGCGCCGGGGATGAATGACGGCGCGGCAGCGCTGGTAGTGACGAGCGCGACCAAGGCGAAAGCGCTCGGCAAGGAGCCCATGGTGCGCATCGTGGCGCAGGCGACCAGCGGCATCGATCCCGCGTGGGTGATGATGGCGCCGGTGGAAGCGGTCCGGAAGATCTGGGCGAAGACAGGATGGAAGGCAGAAGACGTGGACCTGTTCGAGCTCAACGAAGCGTTCAGCGTGCAGGCGTGGGCGGTGACGAAGGAGCTTGGACTGGACGCGAGCAAGGTGAACGTGAATGGCGGCGCGGTCGCGCTCGGGCACCCCATCGGCGCGAGCGGCGCGCGCGTGCTGGTCACGCTGATCTACGAGATGATGCGGCGCGACGTGCATCGTGGCGTGGTGGCGCTCTGCCTGGGCGGCGGCAACGCGGTCGCCATGGCGGTGGAGCGGTAA
- a CDS encoding YifB family Mg chelatase-like AAA ATPase: MLFKTLSAAVYGIDANLIEVEVDVSGIQSTDGGIFNTVGLPDATVRESRERIRAALKNCGYDVPPTHITINLAPADLKKEGSGFDLPMALGILGCYGALTRKTLEDYVVVGELSLDGGVRGVRGTLSIAVAARDRGIKNLIVPEVNAREAAVVKGVNVYPVKSLVDVVKLVNSGNTIPPMILDPDVALNEARRFAVDFSDVRGQQTAKRALEIASAGGHNILMIGPPGSGKTMLAKRIPTILPPLTFNEALETTKIHSVAGVLEPGGGLVGTRPFRSPHHTVSDAGLIGGGMIPRPGEVSLAHHGVLFLDELPEFPRNVLEVMRQPLEDGCVSIARAAMSLTFPARFMLAAAMNPCPCGYHNDQRHRECHCTPPMIQRYVSKISGPLLDRIDIHIDVPAVNYKELRGGGALPESSAKILERVVRARDVQLARFSAGGERIYSNAQMGSREIRVYCELSPDCEHLLERAMGQQGLSARAHDRILKVARTVADLEGVPAIQPKHIAEAIQYRTLDRTYWA; encoded by the coding sequence ATGCTTTTCAAGACGCTCAGCGCCGCGGTCTACGGGATCGATGCCAACCTCATCGAGGTGGAGGTAGACGTCTCCGGCATCCAGTCCACTGACGGTGGCATTTTCAATACCGTGGGTCTGCCCGACGCCACGGTGCGCGAGAGCCGCGAGCGTATCCGTGCCGCGCTGAAGAATTGTGGATACGACGTCCCGCCCACGCACATCACCATCAACCTTGCTCCCGCGGACCTGAAAAAGGAAGGTTCCGGTTTCGATCTGCCGATGGCGCTTGGCATCCTCGGCTGCTACGGCGCACTCACGCGCAAGACATTGGAAGATTACGTGGTGGTCGGCGAACTCTCACTCGATGGCGGAGTCCGCGGCGTGCGCGGCACGCTCTCGATCGCAGTAGCGGCGCGCGACCGGGGCATCAAGAACCTGATCGTGCCGGAGGTCAATGCGCGCGAAGCTGCGGTGGTCAAGGGCGTGAACGTGTATCCGGTGAAGTCACTCGTCGACGTGGTGAAGCTGGTGAACTCAGGCAACACAATTCCGCCGATGATCCTGGATCCGGACGTCGCGCTCAACGAAGCGCGGCGGTTCGCGGTGGACTTCTCCGACGTGCGCGGGCAGCAGACGGCGAAGCGCGCGCTCGAGATCGCCTCCGCCGGCGGACACAACATCCTGATGATCGGCCCGCCCGGCTCCGGCAAGACGATGCTGGCAAAGCGCATTCCCACCATCCTGCCGCCGCTTACCTTCAACGAAGCGCTGGAGACGACCAAGATCCACAGTGTGGCGGGAGTGCTCGAGCCGGGTGGCGGACTGGTGGGCACGCGTCCGTTCCGCTCGCCGCACCATACCGTCTCGGACGCCGGGCTGATCGGCGGCGGGATGATCCCGCGTCCCGGGGAAGTCTCGCTCGCGCACCACGGCGTGCTCTTCCTCGACGAGCTGCCGGAGTTCCCGCGCAACGTGCTCGAGGTGATGCGGCAGCCGCTCGAAGACGGATGCGTCTCCATCGCGCGCGCCGCGATGTCGCTCACCTTTCCCGCGCGCTTCATGCTGGCCGCGGCGATGAACCCGTGTCCGTGCGGGTATCACAACGACCAGCGGCATCGCGAGTGCCACTGCACCCCGCCCATGATCCAGCGCTACGTCTCGAAGATATCGGGACCGCTGCTCGACCGCATCGACATCCACATCGACGTCCCCGCAGTGAACTACAAAGAGCTGCGCGGCGGCGGGGCGTTGCCGGAGAGCTCGGCGAAGATCCTCGAGCGCGTGGTGCGCGCCCGCGACGTGCAGCTCGCCCGCTTTTCCGCCGGCGGCGAACGCATCTATTCGAACGCGCAGATGGGCTCGCGCGAGATCCGCGTTTACTGCGAACTCTCCCCCGACTGCGAGCATCTGCTGGAGCGCGCCATGGGGCAGCAGGGACTTTCCGCCCGCGCCCACGACCGCATCCTAAAGGTAGCGCGCACGGTGGCCGACCTCGAGGGTGTGCCGGCGATCCAGCCCAAGCACATCGCCGAGGCCATCCAGTACCGGACCCTCGACCGGACGTACTGGGCTTAA
- a CDS encoding CPBP family intramembrane metalloprotease, with product MTTQPPLPDPPPTIIVPPLVDQRQQIASYWHTLLLVLLMLAISFSGQTRSKKTLSVGSRPLLYASAIAMQWTLVGVVWLGIRRRGYSIRQLTGRSWRSFDDVLIDVAIAAVFWIGSVAVLAALGFLMGVQKKIPEMRKAIEFMAPANVFELGIFFLLAVSAGVCEEILFRGYLQRQFAALSKSMVVGVLASAAVFGASHLYEGKERMVLVGILGAMLGTLAVVRKNLRPSMIAHTWQDVFAGVGLFVMRRLGT from the coding sequence ATGACAACGCAGCCGCCGCTTCCCGACCCGCCGCCCACCATCATTGTGCCGCCGTTGGTCGATCAGCGGCAGCAAATCGCCAGCTACTGGCACACGCTGCTGCTCGTGCTGCTCATGCTGGCAATCTCGTTCAGCGGACAGACGCGCTCCAAGAAGACGCTCTCCGTGGGCTCGCGCCCGCTGCTCTACGCTTCCGCGATCGCGATGCAGTGGACGCTCGTTGGAGTGGTGTGGCTCGGCATCCGCCGCCGCGGGTATTCCATCCGTCAACTCACCGGACGTTCGTGGCGCAGCTTTGACGATGTGCTCATCGACGTTGCCATTGCTGCCGTCTTCTGGATAGGCAGCGTGGCTGTGCTCGCCGCGCTCGGCTTTCTTATGGGGGTACAGAAGAAGATCCCGGAGATGCGCAAGGCCATCGAGTTCATGGCGCCGGCGAACGTGTTCGAGCTTGGCATCTTCTTCCTGCTCGCTGTCAGCGCCGGCGTGTGCGAAGAGATCTTGTTTCGCGGATACTTGCAGCGCCAGTTCGCCGCGCTCTCGAAGAGCATGGTGGTGGGCGTACTCGCGTCCGCAGCGGTGTTCGGCGCGTCGCATCTCTACGAAGGAAAAGAGCGCATGGTGCTCGTCGGCATACTCGGCGCGATGCTCGGCACGCTCGCTGTGGTGCGCAAGAACTTGCGGCCGTCGATGATCGCGCACACCTGGCAAGATGTTTTTGCCGGCGTCGGATTGTTCGTCATGCGTCGCCTCGGGACGTGA